ATAGATCTGCAGGATCGATCTAAATTTATTAGGCTAATATTCAAGAATTTTTTAAAAACATTTTCAAATATTTTTAGCCTTTCTGGATCTATAGCTGTAATTAATATAGGCTTTAAACCCATCATAGCAAGCGTTATTCCTGCATAATAGGCTGGACCTCCAATTTTTTCATATGTTGAACCTCCGATCTCTATCTTATCTATAGTGAAGCTAGAGATCAAAACCACCTTCATCATCTAGCCTCACCATATCTTAGAAATAATTTGGATATTTACAATTAAAAGCCTCACCACCCCAGAATAAGTACTGATATTATGGAGGCATAGCCCTTCAGGGCGAGGGCTACTGGTTATCAGTAATATGTTATGTGGCTCAACAATTATATTATGGTAACTTTAAATATCTGGGATAGATGGGTGGAAAGGCAGGACACCGAGGATCTGATCAATAGGCTATATCAGAAACTATTCTACCTACCCAGGACAACGCTTCTCAGCTCTGCATATATCGTAGAGGGTCTTATAATATCGTGGCTCAACATAGGATCTTTAAAAGGCTCTCCACTCGTGGTGATCCCAACCTTTATAGGGTTTGCACTATATCTAGCACTAATCTATATAGCCTTTGTAGCTGGTGCTGCTGTTGATAGTATGAAAAAGGCTCTTGGAATAGCTGTCTTTTCCATAGCCCCATATATTGTTGTAGATCTAGTTGCGTCTCATAAGGAGAGATATTTTCTATCGTTTGCCTCCAGCTCTGGGATGATATTCTTAACACACTATATATTTAAGGGGAGGATGATTAAATCGCTATTAATAGCTATGATGTGCAGCATGATCCCCACCTTATCATCGATATTTGGATATAGATCTCTATCCATGTCCCACAATAGCCTGGCTAATCTAGGGGATATAGCTGCTATTGCCATGGTATCCATAGCATCAATAGGATCTTTTGTGGTATTTATAGCAATATTAGAGCTCGGTGGAAGGGCAAGCGGTATGAAGACCTTCGAAGTTGCTAGAGGCTTTCTCAGGGCATGGCTATTTGGGGAGACAGAGATCCTGGAGAACGTGTTTCTAAGAAACTCTGTTAAAAACAGCCTTAAGATCAGGGTTATAAGTATCTATAGAGATGGAGGAAACCCCTTACACATGGTATATCCTAGCATCCATTTCGGCCCATTTAAGAGGGTTGGCTCTTCAGATGCTGTTCATATATTCGATAGATATATTGAATCACTAGGACACAGATCTCTTGTACTACATACCATTGGAAGTCATGAGAGAAACATAGTTAAGAGAAGCTATGTTGAACAAGTAGCTAGCGAGCTTTCAAAGAAACTTGCGGAAGTGAATATTAGTGGCAATAGTTTAAAAGGGCCTATAAGGATCGAAAGCAGGTCTTGGAGGGGTATGGCATTTGGGGATGAGGGGTGTATAGCTCTTCATATATCA
This portion of the Sulfolobales archaeon genome encodes:
- a CDS encoding DUF2070 family protein: MERQDTEDLINRLYQKLFYLPRTTLLSSAYIVEGLIISWLNIGSLKGSPLVVIPTFIGFALYLALIYIAFVAGAAVDSMKKALGIAVFSIAPYIVVDLVASHKERYFLSFASSSGMIFLTHYIFKGRMIKSLLIAMMCSMIPTLSSIFGYRSLSMSHNSLANLGDIAAIAMVSIASIGSFVVFIAILELGGRASGMKTFEVARGFLRAWLFGETEILENVFLRNSVKNSLKIRVISIYRDGGNPLHMVYPSIHFGPFKRVGSSDAVHIFDRYIESLGHRSLVLHTIGSHERNIVKRSYVEQVASELSKKLAEVNISGNSLKGPIRIESRSWRGMAFGDEGCIALHISSMNGSDDLPESVEKILYGIEKARGVMIATADSHNNYGREEIDEEAIAEIAVNSIEKIRSHGGDKTLVGYGEAYVERPCKGMCIGRVKAIVFRNSNGDFAMIYLYGNNIHKTARRIIVETAIKMGFRDVEVITPDDHSCAAESLGTAYTAIHPCQGLINAIVSALHIALEDLRPARIACREYIWGDAPFMGRVVWNYLKALEVLGPLTSKLWVVTLIVSIAVTSAIASLFWL